The Panicum hallii strain FIL2 chromosome 9, PHallii_v3.1, whole genome shotgun sequence genome has a window encoding:
- the LOC112874520 gene encoding monosaccharide-sensing protein 2-like, producing the protein MGGAVLVAIAASIGNLLQGWDNATIAGAVLYIKKEFNLQSEPLIEGLIVAMSLFGATVVTTFSGAAADSIGRRPLLIASAVLYFVSGLVMLWAPSVYVLLLARLIDGLGIGLAVTLVPLYISETAPTDIRGLLNTLPQFSGSGGMFLSYCMVFGMSLLPKPDWRIMLGVLSIPSLIYLALTVFYLPESPRWLVSKGRMAEAKRVLQRLRGREDVSGEMALLVEGLGVGKDTRIEEYIIGPDDELADEGLAPDPEKIKLYGPEEGLSWVARPVRGQSALGSAYGLISQHGSMVSQGKPLVDPVVTLFGSVHEKMPEIMGSMRSTLFPNFGSMFSVAEQQQAKADWDAESQREGDEYASDHGGDDIEDNLQSPLISRQATSVEGKEIAAPHGSIMGAVGRSSGLMQGGEAVSSMGIGGGWQLAWKWTEREGADGQKEGGFQRIYLHEEGVQGNRGSILSLPGGDVPPGGEFVQAAALVSQPALYSKELLEQRAAGPAMMHPSEAVAKGPKWAELFEPGVKHALFVGIGIQILQQFAGINGVLYYTPQILEQAGVGVLLSNIGLSSSSASILISALTTLLMLPSIGIAMRLVDMSGRRFLLLATIPILIVALIILVVVNIVDMGTMVHAALSTISVIVYFCFFVMGFGPIPNILCAEIFPTTVRGICIAICALTFWIGDIIVTYTLPVMLNAIGLAGVFGIYAVVCILALVFVYMKVPETKGMPLEVITEFFSVGAKQAREARED; encoded by the exons ATGGGGGGCGCCGTGCTGGTGGCCATCGCGGCCTCCATCGGCAACTTGCTGCAGGGCTGGGATAATGCGACCATTGCAG GGGCGGTCTTGTACATAAAGAAGGAATTCAATTTACAGAGCGAGCCCCTAATTGAGGGTCTCATCGTGGCCATGTCCCTCTTTGGGGCAACAGTCGTCACAACATTCTCCGGGGCAGCGGCTGACTCCATCGGTAGGCGGCCCTTGCTGATCGCTTCCGCTGTCCTCTACTTTGTTAGTGGGTTGGTGATGCTCTGGGCACCAAGCGTGTATGTTTTGCTCCTGGCAAGGCTCATCGACGGACTCGGTATCGGTTTGGCTGTCACACTTGTTCCTTTGTACATCTCCGAGACTGCGCCGACAGACATTCGAGGGTTGTTGAACACGCTGCCACAGTTCAGTGGGTCAGGAGGGATGTTCCTTTCTTATTGCATGGTGTTTGGGATGTCTCTCTTACCAAAACCCGATTGGAGGATCATGCTTGGCGTTCTTTCGATACCCTCGCTTATATACCTTGCATTGACTGTCTTCTACTTGCCTGAATCACCGAGGTGGCTCGTGAGCAAAGGAAGGATGGCCGAGGCTAAGAGAGTCTTGCAAAGGCTGCGGGGAAGGGAAGATGTCTCAG GAGAAATGGCTCTTCTAGTCGAAGGCTTGGGTGTTGGGAAAGATACACGCATTGAAGAATACATAATTGGCCCTGATGACGAACTTGCTGATGAAGGGCTGGCTCCAGATCCAGAGAAGATCAAATTATATGGACCTGAAGAAGGCCTATCTTGGGTTGCCCGACCTGTTCGTGGCCAAAGTGCacttggaagtgcgtatggtctcATCTCTCAGCATGGGAGTATGGTTAGTCAAGGCAAGCCCCTTGTGGATCCTGTTGTCACTCTTTTCGGTAGTGTTCACGAGAAGATGCCTGAGATAATGGGCAGCATGCGGAGCACATTATTTCCCAACTTTGGCAGCATGTTTAGTGTTGCGGAGCAGCAGCAGGCTAAAGCTGACTGGGATGCCGAGAGTCAAAGGGAGGGCGATGAGTATGCTTCAGATCATGGTGGAGATGACATCGAGGATAACCTCCAAAGCCCACTTATTTCTCGTCAAGCAACAAGCGTAGAAGGAAAGGAGATTGCTGCACCTCATGGTAGCATAATGGGTGCTGTGGGAAGAAGTAGCGGTCTTATGCAGGGAGGGGAGGCAGTAAGCAGCATGGGCATTGGTGGAGGATGGCAATTGGCATGGAAATGGACTGAGAGAGAAGGCGCCGACGGGCAAAAGGAAGGTGGCTTCCAACGTATTTACTTGCATGAGGAGGGCGTACAAGGCAACAGGGGTTCTATATTGTCATTACCAGGGGGGGATGTCCCTCCTGGTGGTGAGTTCGTCCAGGCCGCCGCTCTTGTGAGTCAACCAGCTCTTTACTCCAAGGAACTGCTGGAGCAGCGTGCTGCTGGTCCTGCAATGATGCATCCATCTGAGGCAGTTGCTAAAGGTCCAAAATGGGCCGAGCTATTCGAGCCTGGAGTGAAGCATGCACTGTTTGTTGGCATTGGAATTCAGATCCTGCAACAG TTTGCTGGCATCAATGGTGTTCTCTACTATACCCCTCAAATTCTTGAACAAGCAGGTGTTGGTGTTCTTCTTTCCAACATTGGACTTAGCTCATCTTCCGCATCTATTCTTATCAGCGCCTTGACCACCTTACTGATGCTCCCGAGCATTGGTATTGCAATGAGGCTTGTGGATATGTCTGGAAGGAG GTTTCTTCTCCTTGCGACAATCCCTATCCTGATAGTTGCACTAATTATCCTGGTCGTGGTCAACATTGTGGATATGGGAACCATGGTTCATGCTGCACTCTCCACGATCAGCGTCATAGTCTATTTCTGCTTCTTCGTCATGGGGTTTGGGCCTATTCCCAACATTCTTTGTGCAGAAATCTTTCCCACCACTGTCCGTGGCATCTGCATAGCCATCTGCGCATTAACCTTCTGGATCGGTGACATCATCGTGACATACACACTCCCCGTGATGCTGAATGCCATCGGGCTCGCTGGTGTCTTCGGGATTTACGCTGTCGTTTGCATCCTGGCTCTTGTATTTGTGTACATGAAGGTGCCGGAGACAAAAGGGATGCCCCTCGAGGTCATCACCGAGTTCTTCTCTGTTGGAGCTAAGCAAGCCAGGGAAGCCAGGGAGGATTGA